A genomic stretch from Acetobacter ascendens includes:
- a CDS encoding response regulator transcription factor has product MTDTPQAIHILIVEDDPEICGLLQRYLQRLGYKVSTALNRAGIDAAEKRRPVDLTLLDLMLPEEDGRTLYKHLRQTSATRIIMVSALNDIHDRISGLDLGADDYVSKPFDLEELAARIRAVLRRAQPEAAQPETQGVQHYRFDNWLFEPAKRALYGKTGIRVALTGSETDLLLTFCQNAHHVFNRTELLARIHGDEKNVAPRAVTGHKRKAAQRPPCCHELWEA; this is encoded by the coding sequence ATGACAGACACCCCGCAGGCTATCCATATCCTGATTGTGGAAGATGACCCCGAAATTTGCGGGTTATTGCAGCGCTACCTTCAGCGACTGGGGTATAAGGTCTCCACCGCCCTCAACCGCGCTGGCATTGATGCCGCAGAAAAGCGCCGTCCTGTTGATCTCACCCTGCTCGACCTCATGTTGCCGGAAGAAGACGGACGCACTTTGTACAAGCATCTCCGTCAGACGTCCGCCACGCGCATCATCATGGTCAGCGCGCTGAATGATATTCATGACCGTATTTCCGGGCTGGATCTGGGCGCGGATGACTATGTCTCCAAACCGTTTGATCTGGAAGAACTGGCCGCCCGCATCCGGGCTGTGCTGAGACGCGCCCAACCCGAAGCCGCCCAGCCGGAAACTCAGGGCGTTCAGCACTATCGCTTCGATAACTGGTTGTTTGAACCCGCCAAACGCGCGCTGTACGGCAAGACTGGCATCCGCGTGGCTCTGACTGGGTCAGAAACAGACCTGCTGTTGACCTTCTGCCAGAACGCCCATCATGTCTTTAACCGGACGGAGCTTCTGGCCCGGATTCATGGGGATGAGAAAAACGTGGCCCCCCGCGCGGTAACGGGGCATAAGAGAAAGGCGGCACAGAGGCCGCCTTGTTGTCATGAATTATGGGAGGCCTGA